A region of the Dyadobacter sp. CECT 9275 genome:
CAGCCACCCAAAGGTTACGCCCTATCCTGATGACCAGCCTTGCCACTGCATTTGGCGCCTTGCCCATCGCCCTGAGCCTGGGTGCCGCTGCTACCAGCCGTGTTCCGTTGGGCGTTGTGATTGTGGGTGGGCTGATGTTTTCATTGATCCTCACACTATTTGTAATTCCTGCCGTTTACACATTTATCTCACCCAAAAAACATAAGGTTACGGAAGAAGAAAAAATGGCAGAAGAACTTGCTGCTTAACTCCTGAAAATTTATCCGGTATATTTCAACTATTGGTTTCACATGAACCCGTTTAAGAACTTTAAGTACAACATAAGAATTTGTTTTATCATCTTTCTTCCGTCCGGGGTGATCGCTCAGAATAGTACTGATACGCTCCGGATTACGCTGGACGAGGCCATCTCCATTACCCTGAAAAACAGTTACGAAATTCAGATTGCCAAAAATAATGTGGAAGCCAATACCCTGCTGAATAATTACGGAGTAGCAGGGGGGTTGCCGGTTGTTTCGGCAGCATTGGCCAATACCGAACAAATTACCAAAGTAAAGCAAAAGCTAACCGACGGGACGGAGATCAACCGAAATAATGCGGCCGGTAACAATACACAGGCTAATGTTACGGCCGGTATTTTGCTTTACAACGGCGGCCGGGTGGTAGCAACAAAGAAAAGATTATCCGAACTGCAGACCCAAAGCGCACAATACTTAAACTCACAGATTCAAAATACCATATCACTGGTAATGACCAGCTATTATGATGTGGTTCGCCAGCAGAGTTATCTGAACACCGTGAAGACGTCCATTGAAGCCTCCCGGAAAAGGCTGGAAATATTAGAAGTAAGAAAAGTGGCCGGAATGGCTAATAATGCCGATATTTTCCAGGCACAGATTGATCTCAATACCCTGAATCAGACTTATCTGGATCAGCAGATGGTAGCCAATGTTGCCAAAACCGAACTATTGAAAATACTGACACTGGATCCTAAATCTCAGATTGCCATCCGGGATACCATCGTGGTAGATAACAATCTGGCCATCGGGCCGATCCTCGAAAGAGTTAGCCAGA
Encoded here:
- a CDS encoding TolC family protein, translated to MNPFKNFKYNIRICFIIFLPSGVIAQNSTDTLRITLDEAISITLKNSYEIQIAKNNVEANTLLNNYGVAGGLPVVSAALANTEQITKVKQKLTDGTEINRNNAAGNNTQANVTAGILLYNGGRVVATKKRLSELQTQSAQYLNSQIQNTISLVMTSYYDVVRQQSYLNTVKTSIEASRKRLEILEVRKVAGMANNADIFQAQIDLNTLNQTYLDQQMVANVAKTELLKILTLDPKSQIAIRDTIVVDNNLAIGPILERVSQNPDVLAAETQVRINELIVKETAALRYPTLRFNMAYNYSRNQTAAGFTLLNQTSGPNAGLTLAVPLYNGSAFKRQKQVAEINTANARLQKDVIVRDYNSGIVKMHQTYLSSLEQLEVQKENYRLSKQLLDLTLQRFQLIQATIIDVREAQRSFEDSGYRLVNLNYAAKAAEIELKRLSYSLQ